One Sulfitobacter sp. M39 genomic window, TCTACCTCGCTGCATTGCATCGGCAACGCGGCAGAACAGATCATGCTGGGCAAGCAGGACGTGATGTTCGCGGGCGGCGGCGAAGAGCTTGACTGGACGCTGTCCTGCCTGTTCGACGCCATGGGCGCGATGAGCAGTAAATATAACGACGCCCCTGAAACCGCGAGCCGCGCCTTTGACGCCAACCGCGACGGGTTCGTGATTTCGGGCGGCGGCGGCATGCTGGTGCTCGAAGAGCTTGAGCACGCCAACGCGCGCGGTGCCACGATCTATGCCGAAGTTACCGGCTATGCGGCGACATCGGACGGTCACGACATGGTGGCCCCGTCCGGCGAGGGCGGCGAACGCGCCATGCGTCTGGCGCTGGAAACCCTGCCCGAGGGCCGCAAGGTCGGCTATATCAACGCGCATGGCACCTCCACACCTGTCGGCGACGTGGGCGAGATCGAAGCGGTCCGCCGCGTCTTTGGCCAGGGCAGCACGCCCCCCGTCAGCTCCACCAAGTCGATGACCGGCCACGCCCAAGGCGCCGCCGGCGCGCTCGAGGCGATCTTCTGCCTGCTGATGCTCAAGAATGACTTTATCGCCAAATCCATCAACGTCGTTGATCTGGACCCGAAACTGGACCCGT contains:
- the fabB gene encoding beta-ketoacyl-ACP synthase I — encoded protein: MRRVVVTGLGIVSSIGNNAEEVLASLKDGTSGIVASPEMTEHGFRSRVAGTLKIDVADHIDKRALRFMGGGAAYAYIAMQQAIADAGLSEDQISNPRTGLVAGSGGPSTSALFTAHNVVRDTGATKRIGPFAVPKCMSSTVSANLSTAFKIKGINYSITSACSTSLHCIGNAAEQIMLGKQDVMFAGGGEELDWTLSCLFDAMGAMSSKYNDAPETASRAFDANRDGFVISGGGGMLVLEELEHANARGATIYAEVTGYAATSDGHDMVAPSGEGGERAMRLALETLPEGRKVGYINAHGTSTPVGDVGEIEAVRRVFGQGSTPPVSSTKSMTGHAQGAAGALEAIFCLLMLKNDFIAKSINVVDLDPKLDPSEIALERVDNAGLDSVMTNSFGFGGTNGSMILSKFQE